A portion of the Pedobacter cryoconitis genome contains these proteins:
- a CDS encoding App1 family protein produces MNNSVTVKVYHGYGHTHNLVVYGHVFKFKAKNNQNYSNNFFVNIIYLLRMFILKPYPWVKVRLSFYTQTVTQTTEYDGFFKFEWSAEENVSAGWHQVKVEALADNGEVLAESIGDVYVPHVTQYGFISDIDDTIMISHSATIGRRLRELFIKNPHTRKTFPGVSSQYNLLALSHTDAEHPNPFFYVSSSEWNLYDYLVSTFRFNNLPEGTFLLNQIKRWKDLFKTGKTGHEGKLIRVMRIIDAFPNQKFILFGDNSQQDPDIYSSIAIKYPNNIEAIYIRNIRKEKQAITLGLLKKVEEQNIHTCLFTESKEAMLHAAQIGLIKV; encoded by the coding sequence ATGAATAATTCTGTCACTGTAAAAGTATATCATGGCTACGGCCACACGCATAACCTTGTGGTGTACGGCCATGTCTTTAAATTTAAAGCGAAAAATAACCAGAACTACAGCAATAACTTCTTTGTAAATATTATTTATCTGCTTAGAATGTTCATTTTAAAACCTTATCCATGGGTTAAAGTCAGGCTTAGCTTTTATACGCAGACCGTTACCCAAACTACAGAATATGATGGCTTTTTTAAGTTTGAATGGAGTGCTGAAGAAAATGTGAGTGCAGGCTGGCATCAGGTAAAAGTAGAAGCACTTGCCGATAACGGGGAGGTGTTAGCAGAGAGTATCGGTGATGTTTATGTTCCTCATGTTACGCAGTATGGATTTATATCTGATATTGACGATACCATTATGATTTCACACTCTGCAACCATAGGCAGAAGATTGAGAGAGCTTTTTATTAAGAACCCGCATACCAGGAAAACTTTCCCTGGTGTGAGTTCTCAATATAATTTACTGGCTTTATCCCATACTGATGCCGAACATCCTAATCCATTTTTTTACGTTTCCAGTAGTGAATGGAATCTGTATGATTATTTAGTTAGTACTTTCAGGTTCAATAATTTGCCGGAAGGGACTTTTTTACTCAATCAGATTAAGCGGTGGAAAGATCTGTTTAAAACTGGAAAAACAGGGCATGAGGGTAAATTAATACGTGTAATGCGAATTATAGACGCTTTTCCTAATCAGAAGTTTATACTCTTTGGGGATAATTCACAGCAAGATCCGGACATTTATTCATCAATTGCTATAAAGTATCCAAACAATATAGAGGCTATCTATATCAGGAACATCAGGAAAGAGAAACAAGCTATTACCCTTGGCTTACTTAAAAAGGTAGAGGAACAAAATATTCATACCTGCCTCTTTACAGAAAGTAAAGAAGCGATGTTACATGCTGCTCAAATCGGACTGATCAAAGTTTAA